A region of the Myripristis murdjan chromosome 10, fMyrMur1.1, whole genome shotgun sequence genome:
CAAATATCAtcgttattatcatcatcaccagcatCATGAATCTATTTGTCATCATCAGTACCATTATCATTACCAAAACTCCCACCAGATGGTGTAAAATATCAtgatactgaatataaaatctGTCCCTATCCATCAAGGCAATCTCATAAAAAGCGTAGCAGTGAAAATGATCCAGTGTGTtatgtctcctctctctctctctctgtctctgccaggTGAATGCAGTCAGGCCAGAGAGAAAACTCTGGGTGTTCTCACTGTGTCAGACTTCGAGTGCCCCCTCTGCATCAGGTCAGGACTAATTCTGATCAATAATGGATTAGTGTGTGCTCCTGCACTGCAGTAACACCACTTATCACATTGCAGTCTCACTTTCGTCTCTCGGTCTCTGGTTaatattcaacacacacacacacacacacacatgcgcacacacacacacacacacacatctgccttCCACCTATGAAGGAAATAAATATGCTGCTGTGTTCCCAAAAGCACACTACAGTGGCTGTATGGCCATTGCTGCATAGGCGGTGAATCAGCTGTAAATAGAACTAGTACCACAGTGTAATCATTTGTCTGCAGGGCTGTTCTCACTGATTAAGCCTTATTTCTTTGCCTGTTATCTGAAGATTGTTTTATGAGCCAGTCACTACTCCCTGCGGCCACACtttctgtaagaactgcatCGAGAGGAGCCTGGACCACAATCTCCGCTGTCCGCTCTGCAAACAGCCTCTACAAGAGGTAACCACCTACAGACACTTACACTTATTTTAGACCAAATGGGAAGACACGGTTCCTACACCTTGCTTTTAGCACAAGAACATGTCCTCTTTAGAGGCTACGTAATGCTTAATGCTGCATTACTGCCACGGCACAGCGAATTCATTTGCACCGTGCAAATGCCTTCACATGGTATCACACAACATTCTTCATGAATAAGTTTGCACTGCCACAATACAGCCATTTATCGTATTATACTGCATTTATATAGGCATATATATGATACAGTGTGGaccaaaatgaaatgtcacagtGTCTTTGATGAAATACCTGGTGCTTCCATATTTACATACTAGACATATTTACGTACAGAGTCAAGTCATGTTCTTTATTATAATTTCATAGTCTTCACAATAAAGGCAAGAATAAAGACAAAGTCATTAGCAGTGttgatatgatgaccaagcaggaagGAGCAAAGAGCAAAACAGCCTACTAAGTTCAGCAAACCACACCGCTTTATTGTGATACAGCCTTAAAAATCAGGAGGCATTAAcgcttatgccatatcacaatatcatgaCACATCCAAAATCCAGTTGAAtatctggtttaaaaaaaagggcagTTTGAAAAAGTTCTTATTTCACTGTGTTAAATGTGATGTGGGACTATACAGCGTCCTGTATGCTTATTTACGCTGTTGCTGTAGTTTGTGGTTGTGGCTGTGCTGGTTGTTACATAACAATGAATAGTTACACTGTAAGAATTTTCTAGTAGTattttaatttagtatttttgattttacctgatttcctttgttttttcccttttacaGTACTTCAAAAACAGAAAGTACAACACCACAGTGCTGCTACAGGACATCATGACTCGCCTTTTTCCCTCACAGCTGGCCGAGAGGAAAGAGGTCCACGAGGCCGAGATGGCTGAGCTCTCCAAGTAGGCACCTCTAAGTATCACACCTCAGACTCCATGTCTGCGCTTCACTATGATGAGATTACGCTTTTTATGCGTCTTAATCTCGCTCTCTCCCCGCTTTCTTTTTCGCCTGCTCTTATGCTCCCTTTTGACCTTTCTTCCCttttccacttctctctctctctctctcttctgttgtAGTCTTACTAAGGACATCCCTATCTTCGTTTGCACGGTGGCCTACCCTGGAGTACCCTGCCCGCTGCACATCTTTGAGCCGCGATACCGGCTGATGATGCGCCGCTGCATGGAGACCGGCACCAAGAAGTTTGGCATGTGCAGCTACGAGCACGGGAAAGGGTAtgccacacacagaaacacattttttaataattgaaaattaataataattgaaatTATCCAGAGCACCTTGTTTATTCTGAAATGTTACTATTAGGCAGATATTAATGTGCTGTTTAGCATGTTGCTCTTTGTTCTGCTAATGTATCTTTGTTcaagatggtgatgatgattctAGCTGCTTGTATATTGGATTCAAATTCACAGTTTTATGTCCTCCAGGTTTGCAGACTATGGCTGTATGTTGGAGATCCTGGGTCTGGAGCTGCTGCCTGACGGGAGGTCCTATGTGGACACAGTGGGGGGCAGCAGATTCAGGGTGCTGAAGAGAAGTCAGAGAGACGGCTACCACACTGCTGACATAGAGTACCTTGAGGACCTTAAGGTTTGTATTTTACATATTGTGGGATTTGTATCTTATACACACTATATATGTAATTCACAAGCACACGCACTATCACTCTtataaacatgaacatgcttggtgcacacacatatgtgtatgAAGGGGAATATTGGTAAGTGTGAAGTACATCAACACAAAAAAAGGTCAATCCTGAAAACTGTATTCATGGCTGgacctcttctctctttcctttttctcttaCCCCCTTTCCTCTTCTGCCACTTCTCCTCGCTCTCCCAGGTTGATGGTTCTGAATTGGAGCTTTTGCAGCGTCTCCATGACAGCGTGTACCAGCAGGCCCAGGACTGGTACCAGCGCCTCGGAAGCCGCATCCAGGAGCAGATCAACAGGCAGTACGGTGCCATGCCCGACAAAGAGGAAAACATCCAGGTTAGTTTCGCTCATTGTAACCTCTTTATGATTTCTCAGGCCGTTCCTGACCTTTAGAAATGAACTCTCATTACACTAACATTATGGGAAACGGTGTATCTGTGATGGTGACATTGTGCTGAACCAATTGGTATgaataaaaatttcaaccaaaaaaaaaactcctgccCTTTTTCCTGGCACATCAGATAATACTGTTTTGCTCTCCTTAACTCAtatcttgtttgtttacactCTTGAATAACAGGAgactttttttatataacaggacacacataaaatcaaggAAGTACATGCCATTTCATGGTCTTTAAAACAACATGTCAGATATTGGCCAGTTAAATCATccactgcttttcttttttattgttatttttttattattcactttatttattcttgtttgtttgtttgtaaactAATTATCATTCAATGGCCTAATGTCTACTGTTGAGTCTTTACCATAAGACAGGTGACTGATCTGCCTTAAAGGGCTGCTTACCCACTGATAAGAACTTCACTAGTAAAAATTTTGGTGTCTTAAGACCTACATCAAATACTGATTCAGAGGTTTTTCCAACCTACCAGTATTAAGAATAGAGATCTAATTTTTCACTGGCCCAAAGCCTTGTTAAGGTGGTGTACTGCAATCCAAAATGAACATCTGGATACTTAAATTTGTACAAGTTTCACATTTATTGGCACTACCCTTTCAGTTCATAAGACTGTCTTCATAGCATCAACCATGCCGGTAATTGACTTTGGGGTAAACATTTAATAATTGAATTGATTTACACAATAATGGTCATTCAGTGTCTATAAAAAAGTCAAACCcttctctcttttgtctctAGGTGTTCAGTTGTCATATAGACACATATATCTAAACCCTGTCCCTCTGTCCTCCAGGCCTCGTGCAATGGTCCTGCCTGGTGCTGGTGGCTGctgtctgtcctgcagctggACCCGGCTTACCAGACCACCGTGCTGTCCCTGACGTCACTCAAAGACCGCCTGGGACACCTGCGCCTTGTGCTGGAGTACTTCTCCCAGAGCTAGACCCTGCAGCACTGTGGTATTGTGGCCACTAAATACAAGTTTGGATCTGACTACTTGAGAGTCATGAAAATTTACATATATGATGGACTAACTGATGGATGCGCGCACACCGGGGTTTTGGGTTATGAAGCATCATGGACGGACTGTCTCTGCGTCACAGTTTGAGGCCAGTTCATGCGGGCGATAGCAAAAAGAGAGTGATTTTCTTAGAAAACGCACCATATTTGTATAGAGCTGTGTTCAAAAGGAGGCtttttactttgtgtgtttgcgtatgtCATGTCTGCATATTACACCATTTTCTTTCCCTAGATATTAAGTTTTCAGAATTGTCCTTTAATGAATAGTGAATGCACCCACGAATATGATGAGTGTACTCGCATTCAGCTGTAGGAACTAGAAGAGTAGACCAAAGATGCTTCCGTtttaagtccagtaaaaaatgaaaatacaagtCAAACCCTTTTGGAGACCATTGTGAAGGATGACCACTAGATGTCACTGTTATTTCACCTACCGTCACATGCATGTTGACCGTCCAACAACATTTGCCAAGCAACTGTAGTTAATCTCTTGGCCAAGTCAGACTTTGTCTCCATATCAGTATCACTGGGTGTCTACAAGTAAAATTATGGAGTGAGAAggaacattaaaaaacactcaaagcTGTAGAGTAATTCTCAGGTCTTTTCACATTAGAGTACTTAGGCTTATTTGTTGCACAAAGGTAATTGTTTTAGATATTGCAAATGATTGTTCCATGCTGAAGGACACTACTTCAGTTGCTTACAGCTGAAATTGCATCAATCGGTCTTGGCTACAGAAAATGGCTCATTTTATACTTTGAATTATCACTAAGGAGTAATTGCTGTTTCCTCCATccttcagtgaaaataatcttattttaattACTATTTGAATAATATTGCAATAATATTTTATGCTGACTCATTAAGTGGCCCCACATGGgtgaaaattttatttatgaatgaaaGCTGCTAACCTGgctcctgtctctctggctATCGCACAGTGGAAAGCTCTTCAGTGaaagggagacaaagagaggcgTAACAGCTTTGTTGTTTTACAGTGTGAACACATATGATTATATACAATACATGTACATGGgtttatgtatgtatctgtAGATGGTCAGGTATGGACACAGCACAAATTTGTCTGTCTGACGGCTGCAGTGACCTTTACCCAGAGCCATCTTTACTcgctgatattttttttttttacaaactgacATGGTGTTGTGTCAGTCCTAATAACAGCTACTGTCATGTCCACTCCTTATATGTGCAGAGGTTATAATTGCAGCCCCAGTCCCGATACAGTGTCTAACATCTCTCGTCCAGGGACAGCTATGACTTATTTAAGATCTGCCCACAAGGCTTCCCCTTCGCCCCGGGGCGTTTTTGTGACTAAGGGTCTGACCAGGGCAGAGTCCCCCCTGTGGTGCCTCTGTCTAGGCCACAACACCTACCTCTGCACCCCActgtgtctccctgtctgtttgGCCCCTCTGCCACCACTCATGGTGCCTACGAGTGCCTGGGCCAGCTCACCGAGGAGACCAGCAAGTCTTAGCTTAGATTTTGTACATGACGCAGAGGATGGACTATGTCATTTTGCGATTAAGCTCTTTGTggtatttacttttttttttgtttgtttgtttgaactCGGTGTAGTGCTACATTCCATGGAATGTTGGAGCTGTAATTGTATGTATAATTGATTTGCTAACAAACATGGGCGAAACTGggtgaaaaaaaactttttttttaaaacattgatAACTGTGCCATAGATGCTTCTAcattatgtgtttttaaaaatgtagtaAACTGAATAGCTGAATAGTCACTATGTTTGTCTACATCATGGATATTGAGGTTGGTCTTCAACCCTCATGCCTTTTGTATGGTGGACAGTGAGGCACTAGCATCTTTTCATGGCTAACACATAGCTTTTAGTAGACAGTCCAACGTAGGTCAGTTAgcacactgatacacactttGTATAATGTACAAATCAGTACAGTAGCCTTGCTAGTGTTATATTGTAGATAAAGTGTAGATAGATTATCTAAGCATGAGGGGCCATTATGAGGCTGTTGCTGCGCACAAAAATGTCCAAGCGATGGACATACCAGCGGATGAATGGCTGGACAGATGGATGCTGGGACaaatttctttgtttgtttgttttgtttcatggaCATGCTAACCTCTGAACTTTGACCTGGGAACTAATGCTTTACCAGAAGTCAATAATCACTGTTTTTACACGGGTTGCTTTAACTATCCATTATTTCATTGACCTCATTTGAAATTCTGAACTCTTATAAAATAATCTTGGAATTAGGTACACTTGAAAGTATTTTGGTCCTCAACTGAATTGCATCGACTGCGTCTCTCTAAACCCAGCggtgttcatttgtttgaaggATGAACAAAGAGATGATGCACAGTTTCAACTATAGATCACGAAAGCCAGTTTCCTGCGACCTAAAATTTCTCGAGCTCATCTGAGTCAAAAAGGGATTGGCACTCGCATACAGTATATGAGTAACTACCAGCTCACTACAGCTGAGTGGAGGTTGATTTGGGAGCCTCAATCAGGAAGCAAGGCCTTTGTGTTCAACATTTGTGACAGTAACTGACCACATGTGATGCTCACTGAGGTGACTGAGAGCCCCTTTCCCACCTCGTGGAAAACGTCTCTGTTTTGCACAGTGTATTCATTTTGCTTATACTATTTT
Encoded here:
- the lonrf4 gene encoding LON peptidase N-terminal domain and RING finger protein 1, whose product is MDLLECPICLFLMCEPATMSCGHSFCRRCVGGYLPSKCPSCKERLKQRDVRSIKNNVLLISVVEKCYPDETKMKCHIQEKLKANEFTEALRIANEGLDIAPDDMSMKVYRTEANVGLMRFADALTDLDYLCCLRPNWTEGFFRKGNVLLGMGRQTEALLQFHRCLKLQADFVPAKSQIKKILEAEGMAVPEEVPCILQVVSEYLKEPCPITSLSGSQGPTHPESLKHPLGDEGESDGRREVHQASRVKHGTSTECCLSLCQAVSFLPTAEEDEEMMMRKEDGHGRGECSQAREKTLGVLTVSDFECPLCIRLFYEPVTTPCGHTFCKNCIERSLDHNLRCPLCKQPLQEYFKNRKYNTTVLLQDIMTRLFPSQLAERKEVHEAEMAELSNLTKDIPIFVCTVAYPGVPCPLHIFEPRYRLMMRRCMETGTKKFGMCSYEHGKGFADYGCMLEILGLELLPDGRSYVDTVGGSRFRVLKRSQRDGYHTADIEYLEDLKVDGSELELLQRLHDSVYQQAQDWYQRLGSRIQEQINRQYGAMPDKEENIQASCNGPAWCWWLLSVLQLDPAYQTTVLSLTSLKDRLGHLRLVLEYFSQS